In Rahnella sikkimica, the following are encoded in one genomic region:
- the pgl gene encoding 6-phosphogluconolactonase, whose product MKQVVYVASPDSQQIHAFRLADNGELSLLQTVDVPGQVQPMVIHPDGHRLYVGVRPEFGVLTYRIDHEGKLEEAAMAPLPGSPTHLGIDLQGRFVFSASYSFNNVSIHPLDEKGHALAPVQVLENIQAPHSANIDPTNQLLMIPALKEDRIHQYDFSQKGEATPHQTASELRTVEGAGPRHMAFHPNHHFAYCVNELNSSVDVYQKDVGTGEYRQVQTLGIMPDDFAGTCWAADLHITPDGKFLYASDRTASLISVLSVSADGSELALTGHHATQTQPRGFNIDFTGQYMITAGQKSDAIEVAKINPQNGQLTTLKTYPVGKAPMWVSILEID is encoded by the coding sequence ATGAAGCAAGTTGTCTACGTTGCCAGCCCTGATAGTCAGCAAATCCACGCTTTTCGTCTGGCGGATAATGGTGAACTGAGCCTGCTGCAAACGGTGGACGTGCCGGGACAGGTTCAGCCGATGGTTATCCATCCTGATGGTCATCGTTTGTATGTCGGCGTGCGCCCGGAGTTTGGCGTGCTGACGTACCGCATTGACCACGAGGGGAAACTGGAAGAAGCCGCGATGGCTCCGCTGCCGGGCAGCCCGACGCATCTGGGGATCGACCTGCAGGGGCGCTTTGTGTTCTCGGCGTCTTACAGCTTCAATAACGTCAGCATTCATCCGCTGGATGAAAAAGGTCACGCGCTGGCCCCGGTGCAGGTTCTGGAAAATATCCAGGCACCGCACTCTGCCAACATCGACCCGACCAACCAGTTGCTGATGATCCCGGCACTGAAAGAAGATCGTATTCATCAGTATGACTTCAGCCAGAAGGGCGAAGCGACGCCGCATCAGACCGCCAGCGAGCTGCGGACTGTTGAAGGTGCCGGTCCCCGCCATATGGCGTTCCACCCGAATCATCACTTTGCCTACTGTGTCAATGAGCTTAACAGCAGCGTGGATGTGTACCAGAAAGATGTCGGCACCGGCGAATATCGTCAGGTGCAGACTCTGGGCATCATGCCTGATGATTTTGCCGGTACCTGCTGGGCAGCTGATTTACACATCACGCCGGACGGAAAATTCCTTTACGCTTCCGACCGTACGGCCAGCCTGATTTCTGTGCTGTCCGTTTCCGCCGATGGCAGTGAGCTGGCGCTCACGGGGCACCATGCGACGCAGACGCAGCCGCGCGGTTTCAATATCGACTTCACCGGGCAGTACATGATCACGGCCGGTCAGAAGTCGGATGCCATTGAAGTGGCAAAAATCAATCCGCAAAACGGCCAGCTGACCACGCTGAAAACTTACCCGGTGGGCAAAGCGCCGATGTGGGTAAGCATTCTGGAAATTGATTAA
- a CDS encoding pyridoxal phosphatase has product MTYRIIALDLDGTLLDRQKRILPESLAALADARAQGIKVVVVTGRHHVAIHPFYQALELDTPAICCNGTYLYDYQARKVLTSDPLDSTKAKKVIDLLDHHGIHGLLYVDDAMLYQQPSGHVTRSIAWGQSLPEHQRPNIVQVNSLREAADEAQAIWKFATSHQDLDALHTFAAQVENDLGLACEWSWHDQVDVAKGGNSKGRRLQEWVESQGMSMQDVVAFGDNYNDLSMLENVGLGVAMGNAADAIKERAALVIGDHETPGIADVIRSKVLS; this is encoded by the coding sequence ATGACTTATCGCATTATTGCGCTCGATCTCGACGGTACGCTGCTGGACCGTCAAAAACGTATTCTTCCTGAATCCCTTGCCGCACTGGCCGACGCCCGCGCTCAGGGCATCAAAGTGGTTGTCGTCACCGGTCGCCATCATGTGGCAATCCATCCGTTTTATCAGGCATTGGAGCTCGATACACCTGCTATCTGCTGCAACGGGACTTATTTGTATGATTATCAGGCACGTAAGGTCTTAACCTCTGACCCGCTCGACAGCACGAAAGCGAAGAAAGTGATCGATTTGCTGGATCATCACGGCATTCACGGCCTGTTGTATGTCGATGATGCGATGTTGTATCAGCAACCCAGCGGCCACGTGACCCGCTCTATTGCCTGGGGGCAGAGCCTGCCGGAACATCAGCGTCCGAATATCGTTCAGGTCAACAGCCTGCGTGAAGCCGCAGACGAGGCGCAGGCCATCTGGAAATTCGCCACATCCCATCAGGATCTGGATGCGCTGCATACGTTTGCCGCACAGGTGGAAAACGATCTGGGTCTGGCCTGCGAATGGTCATGGCACGATCAGGTAGACGTGGCGAAAGGCGGCAACAGCAAGGGCCGTCGCTTACAGGAATGGGTCGAATCTCAGGGCATGAGCATGCAGGATGTGGTCGCTTTCGGCGATAACTATAATGACCTGAGTATGCTGGAAAATGTCGGTCTGGGCGTGGCGATGGGCAATGCGGCGGATGCGATAAAAGAACGCGCGGCGCTGGTGATCGGCGACCACGAAACGCCGGGCATTGCAGACGTCATCCGCTCGAAAGTCCTGAGCTGA
- a CDS encoding helix-turn-helix domain-containing protein has protein sequence MNKENDWHPADIIAGLRKRRTSLAAVSREAGLGSSTLANALARPWAKGEMIIAKALGIPPSAIWPSRYFDAKMRSIPRCIRPVKIKNETKTD, from the coding sequence ATGAATAAGGAAAATGACTGGCACCCTGCGGATATCATTGCCGGGTTACGTAAGAGAAGAACCTCGCTGGCGGCGGTATCGCGGGAAGCCGGTTTAGGATCCTCCACGCTGGCTAATGCACTGGCGCGTCCTTGGGCGAAGGGCGAAATGATTATCGCTAAAGCGCTGGGTATTCCGCCGTCGGCGATCTGGCCGAGCCGCTATTTTGATGCAAAAATGCGCTCAATTCCGCGCTGCATCCGGCCAGTAAAGATTAAAAACGAGACAAAGACAGATTAA
- a CDS encoding helix-turn-helix transcriptional regulator, translating into MISYRLKSARTKAKLTQEKLGVMAGIDESTARSRVSQYENGTYSPNFDTMCHFARVLNVPECYFYILDDEFAEKVLALYHASKAPSA; encoded by the coding sequence ATGATCTCATACCGATTGAAATCTGCCCGGACGAAAGCGAAGCTCACGCAGGAGAAGCTGGGCGTTATGGCAGGAATTGATGAAAGCACTGCGCGTTCGCGGGTATCGCAATATGAAAACGGCACTTACAGCCCGAACTTCGACACCATGTGTCATTTCGCCCGCGTGCTGAATGTGCCGGAGTGTTATTTCTATATTTTGGATGACGAATTTGCCGAAAAAGTGCTGGCGCTTTATCACGCGTCTAAAGCGCCTTCGGCTTAG
- the modC gene encoding molybdenum ABC transporter ATP-binding protein ModC has product MLELDFSQKLGDLDLQISQELPAQGITAIFGLSGAGKTSLINAICGLTKPDTGRIALNGRILSDTQNNIFLPPEKRRVGYVFQDARLFPHYRVRGNLQYGMATSMRSQFDSIVRLLGIGALLDRFPLTLSGGEKQRVAIGRALLTAPEILLMDEPLAALDLPRKRELMPYLERLAQEVSIPILYVTHSLDEILRLADKVMVLDAGKVLAMGALEDVWASNVMRPWLPKEEQSSVLNVSVLEHHPRYEMTALAIGDQRLWISKVEEAPGTPLRVRVNSTDVSLVLQPTANNSSIRNILPAKVLECLDVGNQVEVKLAMADHILWARITPWARDELMVRSGQWLYAQIKSVSVNR; this is encoded by the coding sequence ATGCTTGAACTCGATTTCAGCCAGAAGCTGGGCGACCTGGATTTACAGATTTCACAGGAACTGCCGGCGCAGGGCATCACCGCGATTTTCGGTTTGTCCGGTGCGGGCAAAACGTCCCTGATCAACGCCATCTGCGGGCTGACTAAACCCGACACGGGGCGTATTGCGCTCAACGGGCGGATTTTGTCCGACACGCAGAACAATATTTTTCTGCCGCCTGAAAAGCGCCGCGTGGGGTACGTTTTTCAGGATGCGCGTCTTTTCCCGCATTATCGTGTGCGGGGGAATCTGCAATATGGCATGGCGACGTCGATGCGCAGTCAGTTCGACAGCATCGTTCGTCTGCTGGGGATCGGCGCTTTACTGGATCGTTTCCCGCTGACGTTGTCCGGCGGTGAAAAACAGCGCGTGGCGATTGGGCGTGCGCTGCTGACGGCACCGGAAATTCTGCTGATGGATGAACCGCTGGCCGCACTGGATCTTCCGCGTAAACGCGAGCTGATGCCTTATCTGGAGCGTCTGGCGCAGGAAGTCAGCATTCCCATTTTGTATGTGACGCACAGCCTGGATGAAATTCTGCGTCTGGCAGACAAAGTGATGGTGCTGGATGCCGGTAAAGTGCTGGCGATGGGCGCGCTGGAGGACGTGTGGGCGAGCAACGTCATGCGTCCGTGGCTGCCGAAAGAGGAGCAGAGCAGCGTGCTGAACGTCAGTGTGCTGGAACATCATCCGCGTTACGAAATGACGGCGCTGGCAATTGGCGACCAGCGATTGTGGATCAGCAAAGTGGAAGAAGCGCCCGGCACGCCGCTGCGTGTCCGTGTGAATTCCACCGATGTTTCGCTGGTGCTGCAACCGACGGCCAACAACAGCAGTATCCGCAATATCTTGCCCGCGAAAGTGCTGGAATGTCTGGACGTCGGCAATCAGGTTGAGGTGAAACTGGCGATGGCCGATCACATTCTCTGGGCACGCATTACGCCGTGGGCGCGCGACGAGCTGATGGTACGTTCAGGCCAGTGGTTGTACGCGCAGATCAAAAGCGTGTCGGTGAACCGCTAA
- the modB gene encoding molybdate ABC transporter permease subunit: MMLSEYEWQAVLLSLKVSSLAVVCSLPLGILMAWILVRCRFPGKSLLDSIIHLPLVLPPVVIGYLLLVVMGRRGVVGQWLYNWFGFSFSFSWHGAVLASAVVAFPLMVRAIRQSLEAVDPKLELAARTLGASPWRVFFTITLPLSVPGVIVGIVLAFARSLGEFGATITFVSNIPGETRTIPLAMYTLIETPGAESAAARLCVLAILLSLAALLISDWLAKRSRIRLGG, translated from the coding sequence ATGATGTTGAGTGAATATGAGTGGCAGGCGGTACTTCTCAGTTTGAAAGTCTCGAGCCTGGCCGTTGTTTGCAGTCTGCCGCTGGGTATTCTGATGGCGTGGATTTTGGTCCGCTGCCGTTTCCCCGGAAAATCCCTGCTCGACAGCATTATCCATCTGCCGCTGGTATTACCGCCGGTGGTGATCGGTTATCTCCTGCTGGTGGTGATGGGGCGACGCGGCGTGGTCGGGCAGTGGCTTTACAATTGGTTCGGCTTCAGTTTCAGTTTCAGCTGGCACGGTGCCGTGCTGGCGTCCGCCGTGGTGGCGTTTCCGCTGATGGTGCGGGCTATCCGCCAGTCGCTTGAGGCCGTCGATCCCAAACTTGAGCTTGCGGCCCGGACGCTCGGCGCGTCGCCGTGGCGGGTGTTTTTCACCATCACGCTGCCGCTTTCGGTGCCCGGCGTTATCGTCGGCATCGTGCTGGCCTTCGCCCGTTCACTGGGTGAATTTGGCGCGACCATCACGTTCGTTTCCAACATTCCGGGGGAAACGCGCACTATTCCGCTGGCGATGTATACCCTGATTGAAACCCCCGGCGCAGAAAGTGCCGCCGCACGCCTTTGCGTGCTGGCGATCCTGCTGTCTCTGGCGGCGTTACTGATTTCTGACTGGCTGGCAAAACGCAGCCGCATACGGCTGGGAGGCTGA
- the modA gene encoding molybdate ABC transporter substrate-binding protein, with the protein MKTSWGKLLTATVMVAGLGVQAQAAEKITVFAAASLTNALQDIATQYQKEKGVQVVSSFASSSTLARQIEQGAPADMFISADQQWMDYAISKQEIVDNTRYTLLGNELVLISAKTSKIDKVDISEKTEWTKLLGDSRLAVGDPDHVPAGIYAKEALQKLGAWTTLEPKLARASDVRAAMALVEREEAPLGIVYGSDAIASKKVKVVGIFPASSHKPVEYPMAIVKGHENATVSGFYDYLKTPAAAEIFKKYGFTPRG; encoded by the coding sequence ATGAAAACCTCCTGGGGCAAGTTATTAACCGCCACTGTCATGGTCGCAGGTCTGGGCGTCCAGGCGCAGGCTGCTGAAAAAATTACGGTCTTTGCCGCCGCGTCGCTGACCAATGCGTTGCAGGATATCGCTACCCAATATCAGAAAGAGAAGGGCGTGCAGGTTGTCTCCTCTTTTGCTTCCTCTTCGACGCTGGCGCGCCAGATTGAGCAGGGCGCACCGGCGGATATGTTTATCTCTGCCGACCAGCAGTGGATGGATTACGCCATCAGCAAGCAGGAAATCGTTGATAACACCCGTTACACCCTGCTGGGCAACGAACTGGTGCTGATTTCTGCGAAAACCAGCAAAATCGATAAAGTCGATATTTCTGAAAAAACCGAATGGACCAAACTGCTGGGCGACAGTCGTCTGGCTGTGGGCGATCCTGACCACGTTCCGGCGGGTATTTATGCCAAAGAAGCCCTCCAAAAACTGGGTGCCTGGACCACGCTGGAACCTAAACTGGCGCGCGCCAGCGACGTGCGTGCGGCAATGGCTTTGGTCGAACGCGAAGAAGCGCCGTTGGGTATCGTTTATGGCTCTGATGCGATTGCCAGCAAAAAAGTCAAAGTGGTTGGTATCTTCCCGGCATCCAGCCACAAGCCGGTCGAATATCCGATGGCGATTGTCAAAGGCCACGAAAATGCCACCGTCAGCGGTTTCTATGATTATCTTAAAACGCCTGCGGCCGCTGAAATCTTCAAAAAATACGGTTTCACACCGCGCGGATAA
- a CDS encoding AcrZ family multidrug efflux pump-associated protein has translation MLELLESLLFAAIMVPVFIAVILGLIWALGEVFNVISKVGHSKESRNTPLVK, from the coding sequence ATGTTAGAATTATTAGAAAGTTTGCTTTTCGCCGCCATCATGGTACCGGTTTTCATCGCGGTCATTCTGGGCCTGATCTGGGCACTGGGCGAAGTTTTCAACGTCATTTCCAAAGTCGGCCACTCTAAAGAGTCCCGAAATACCCCGTTAGTCAAATAA
- the modE gene encoding molybdenum-dependent transcriptional regulator: MQAEILLTLKLQQRLFADPRRIELLRQVRHTGSISQGAKLAGISYKSAWDAINEMNQLADQTLVDRSTGGKGGGGAVLTPYGERLIQLYELLAQIQQKAFDVLKEDSLPLDSLLAAISRFSLQTSARNQFFGNIIDRSHEVVQQHIDIMLADGKTQIRAAITEQSADRLALTPGKEVLVLIKAPWITLGFAAENPHNALQGDVISIQRGESNCEVLVKLPGSETLCATVPNTDIDRLALKTGQNVFAQFDDDKVIIATLC, encoded by the coding sequence ATGCAAGCCGAAATTCTCTTAACCCTTAAACTCCAGCAGCGATTATTCGCCGATCCGCGGCGTATCGAATTGCTGCGGCAGGTACGCCATACCGGCTCAATCAGTCAGGGGGCGAAGCTCGCGGGCATCAGCTATAAAAGCGCATGGGATGCTATTAATGAAATGAATCAGCTGGCAGACCAGACCCTGGTTGACCGCAGCACCGGCGGCAAAGGCGGCGGTGGCGCTGTGCTGACGCCCTACGGTGAGCGTCTGATCCAGCTGTACGAACTGCTGGCGCAAATACAGCAAAAAGCCTTTGATGTGCTGAAAGAAGACTCCCTGCCGCTCGACAGCCTGCTGGCGGCGATTTCGCGTTTCTCGCTGCAAACCAGCGCCCGCAACCAGTTTTTCGGCAACATTATTGACCGTTCCCATGAGGTTGTTCAGCAGCATATCGACATCATGCTGGCCGACGGCAAAACGCAAATCCGTGCGGCGATCACCGAGCAAAGCGCCGACCGTCTGGCGCTCACGCCGGGTAAAGAAGTGCTGGTGCTGATTAAAGCGCCGTGGATAACCCTTGGCTTTGCGGCAGAGAATCCGCATAACGCCTTGCAGGGTGACGTTATCAGTATTCAGCGCGGTGAGAGCAACTGCGAAGTGCTGGTGAAATTACCCGGCAGCGAAACGCTGTGCGCCACGGTGCCCAACACCGACATTGACCGTCTGGCACTGAAAACCGGCCAGAACGTCTTCGCGCAGTTTGATGATGACAAGGTGATCATCGCCACGCTGTGCTGA
- the modF gene encoding molybdate ABC transporter ATP-binding protein ModF, translating to MSSLHISQGVFRLSDTRTLALSDLSIHQADSWAFVGSNGSGKSALARALAGDLTLLKGTRENRFPHIVRLSFEQLQKLVADEWQRNNTDLLSEGEDDTGRTTAEIIQDEVHDPARCAALAAQFGIEKLLDRRFKYLSTGETRKTLLCQVLMQRPDLLVLDEPFDGLDVNARAQLAQLLETLASEGQTMVLVLNRFDDIPAFVQNVGVLADCTLASVGPREQVMADALVAQLAHSESLNGMAVPEAEDPTARVTPPQDSPLIVLRDGVVQYNDKPILHNLSWQVDHGQHWQITGQNGAGKSTLLSLITGDHAQGYSNDLTLFGRRRGSGETIWDIKRHIGYVSSSLHLDYRVSTSVRNVITSGFFDSIGIYQAVSDRQRFLTSQWLELLGLAGNAGDTPFHSLSWGQQRLALIARALVKHPALLILDEPLQGLDPINRQLVRRFVDILIGEGDTQLLFVSHHAEDAPECITHRLSFIPEGDVYRYQIDAL from the coding sequence ATGTCGTCGTTGCATATCTCGCAAGGCGTTTTTCGCCTCAGCGATACCCGAACCCTCGCACTTTCCGATCTCAGTATTCATCAGGCCGACAGCTGGGCGTTCGTCGGCTCGAATGGCAGCGGTAAATCCGCGCTGGCCCGCGCGCTGGCAGGCGATTTAACCTTGCTGAAAGGCACACGGGAAAACCGTTTTCCGCACATCGTTCGCCTGTCGTTTGAACAACTTCAGAAGCTGGTCGCCGATGAGTGGCAACGCAATAACACTGATTTACTGAGCGAAGGTGAAGACGATACCGGCCGGACGACGGCGGAAATCATTCAGGATGAAGTGCACGATCCCGCCCGTTGCGCCGCGCTTGCCGCGCAGTTTGGCATCGAAAAATTACTCGATCGCCGGTTCAAATATTTATCCACCGGCGAAACCCGCAAAACGCTGTTGTGTCAGGTGCTGATGCAGCGTCCGGATTTGCTGGTGCTCGACGAGCCGTTTGACGGGCTCGACGTCAATGCCCGCGCGCAGCTGGCGCAGTTGCTGGAAACTCTTGCCAGCGAAGGCCAGACGATGGTGCTGGTGCTTAACCGCTTCGACGATATTCCGGCATTCGTGCAAAACGTCGGTGTGCTGGCGGATTGCACACTGGCCTCCGTCGGTCCGCGCGAGCAGGTGATGGCCGATGCGCTGGTCGCACAATTGGCGCACAGCGAAAGCCTGAACGGCATGGCGGTGCCGGAAGCAGAAGATCCGACGGCGCGCGTGACGCCGCCTCAAGATTCACCGCTGATCGTTCTGCGCGACGGCGTGGTGCAATACAACGATAAACCGATCCTGCACAATTTAAGCTGGCAGGTCGATCACGGTCAGCACTGGCAGATCACCGGGCAGAATGGCGCGGGGAAATCAACGCTGCTCAGTCTGATCACCGGCGATCACGCGCAGGGTTACAGCAACGATCTGACGCTGTTTGGCCGCCGTCGCGGCAGCGGTGAAACCATCTGGGACATCAAGCGTCATATCGGTTATGTCAGCAGCAGCCTGCATCTGGATTACCGCGTCAGCACCAGCGTCCGCAATGTGATCACGTCGGGTTTCTTCGATTCGATTGGCATTTATCAGGCGGTTTCTGACCGTCAGAGATTCCTCACCAGTCAGTGGCTGGAATTGCTCGGCCTCGCTGGCAACGCCGGTGATACGCCGTTCCACAGCCTGTCATGGGGGCAACAACGTCTGGCGCTGATTGCCCGCGCACTGGTGAAACATCCGGCGCTGCTGATCCTCGACGAGCCGTTGCAGGGTTTGGATCCGATAAACCGCCAGCTGGTGCGCCGCTTTGTCGATATTCTGATTGGCGAAGGCGACACACAATTGCTGTTCGTTTCGCATCACGCGGAAGATGCGCCGGAGTGCATCACGCACCGCCTGAGTTTTATCCCTGAAGGCGATGTCTACCGTTATCAGATTGACGCGCTCTGA
- the galE gene encoding UDP-glucose 4-epimerase GalE codes for MYVLVTGGSGYIGSHTCVQLIDAGFTPIILDNLHNSKVSVLERINTLTGKTPLFYEGDIRDRALLDKIFSEHHIHSVIHFAGWKAVGESVVKPLAYYDNNVTGTLVLVEAMRAAGVKNLIFSSSATVYGDQPKTPYVEDFPTGNPSSPYGRSKLMVEQILEDVQRAEPEWSMTLLRYFNPVGAHPSGLMGEDPQGVPNNLMPFIAQVAVGRRESVAVFGNDYPTPDGTGVRDYIHVVDLADGHIAAMKTLHNKAGVHIYNLGAGFGQSVLEVINAFSKACGKPVNYTFAPRRDGDLPAYWADPTKAAKELNWKVTRTLEDMANDTWLWQSKNPQGYPD; via the coding sequence ATGTACGTCTTAGTCACAGGTGGTAGCGGTTACATTGGAAGCCATACATGCGTGCAACTGATTGATGCAGGCTTTACGCCCATCATTCTGGATAATCTTCACAACAGCAAAGTCAGCGTTCTGGAACGTATCAATACGCTGACGGGCAAAACGCCGCTGTTCTATGAAGGTGACATCCGCGACCGCGCGCTTCTCGATAAGATCTTCAGCGAACATCACATTCATTCCGTGATCCATTTCGCGGGCTGGAAAGCGGTCGGGGAATCCGTCGTCAAACCGCTGGCGTATTACGATAACAACGTGACCGGCACGCTGGTGCTGGTTGAAGCGATGCGCGCGGCAGGCGTTAAAAACCTGATTTTCAGCTCTTCGGCAACGGTGTACGGCGACCAGCCGAAAACCCCGTATGTTGAAGACTTCCCGACCGGTAACCCTTCAAGCCCTTACGGCCGCAGCAAACTGATGGTCGAGCAAATCCTCGAAGACGTCCAACGTGCTGAACCGGAATGGAGCATGACTTTGCTGCGCTATTTCAACCCGGTGGGTGCGCATCCGTCCGGCCTGATGGGTGAAGATCCGCAGGGCGTGCCTAACAACCTGATGCCGTTTATTGCGCAGGTGGCCGTGGGTCGCCGTGAATCTGTAGCGGTATTTGGCAACGATTATCCGACGCCAGACGGCACCGGCGTTCGCGATTATATCCACGTGGTGGATCTGGCTGACGGCCATATCGCCGCAATGAAAACCCTGCACAACAAAGCGGGCGTCCACATTTATAACCTCGGCGCAGGCTTCGGCCAGAGCGTGCTGGAAGTGATTAACGCCTTCAGCAAAGCGTGCGGCAAACCGGTGAACTATACGTTTGCACCGCGCCGTGACGGCGACCTGCCAGCTTACTGGGCTGACCCGACCAAAGCCGCCAAAGAGCTCAACTGGAAAGTGACACGCACGCTGGAAGACATGGCCAATGACACCTGGCTGTGGCAATCGAAAAACCCGCAGGGCTACCCGGATTAA
- the galT gene encoding galactose-1-phosphate uridylyltransferase, with product MTTFNPIDHPHRRYNPLTDQWILVSPHRAKRPWQGQQEAVSQEVLPSHDPDCFLCPGNTRVTGDVNPKYTGTFVFTNDYAALMPDTPFAPENDDPLMRVQSARGTSRVICFSPDHSKTLPQLSVEALTEIVRTWQEQSADLGKTYPWVQVFENKGAAMGCSNPHPHGQIWANSFLPNEAEREDRLQRTYLAEQGSPMLVDYVQRELADGSRTVVETEHWLAVVPYWAAWPFETLLLPKVHVKRITDLTDAQRSDLALALKKLTSRYDNLFQCSFPYSMGWHGAPFTEGDHEHWQLHAHFYPPLLRSATVRKFMVGYEMLAETQRDLTAEQAAERLRAVSDIHYREAGEQ from the coding sequence ATGACGACGTTTAACCCGATTGATCATCCACATCGCCGCTACAATCCGCTGACCGATCAGTGGATTTTAGTGAGCCCGCACCGGGCCAAGCGCCCGTGGCAGGGCCAGCAGGAAGCCGTTTCGCAGGAGGTTCTGCCTTCGCACGATCCGGACTGTTTCCTCTGCCCCGGCAATACCCGCGTCACCGGCGATGTGAACCCGAAATACACCGGCACTTTCGTGTTCACCAACGATTACGCGGCGCTGATGCCGGACACGCCGTTTGCGCCGGAAAACGATGACCCGCTGATGCGGGTTCAGAGCGCACGCGGCACCAGCCGGGTTATCTGTTTCTCGCCGGATCACAGCAAAACGCTGCCGCAGCTTTCCGTAGAAGCCCTGACGGAAATCGTCAGAACCTGGCAGGAACAGAGCGCGGATCTGGGTAAAACCTATCCGTGGGTGCAGGTTTTTGAGAATAAGGGCGCGGCGATGGGATGTTCTAATCCGCATCCTCATGGCCAGATTTGGGCGAACAGTTTCCTGCCTAATGAAGCCGAGCGCGAAGACCGTCTGCAACGCACTTATCTTGCAGAACAAGGTTCACCCATGCTGGTGGATTACGTACAGCGCGAGCTGGCAGATGGCAGCCGAACGGTGGTCGAAACCGAACACTGGCTGGCCGTGGTGCCTTACTGGGCGGCGTGGCCGTTCGAAACGCTGCTGCTGCCAAAAGTCCACGTCAAGCGCATTACTGACCTGACGGATGCCCAGCGCAGTGATTTAGCGCTGGCGCTGAAAAAACTGACCAGCCGCTATGACAATCTGTTCCAGTGCTCTTTCCCGTATTCCATGGGCTGGCACGGCGCGCCGTTTACCGAAGGCGACCACGAACACTGGCAGTTACATGCCCATTTCTATCCGCCGTTGCTGCGTTCGGCCACGGTGCGTAAATTTATGGTCGGCTACGAAATGCTGGCTGAGACCCAACGCGACCTGACGGCGGAACAAGCTGCCGAACGTCTGCGGGCGGTGAGTGATATCCACTATCGTGAAGCCGGAGAACAATAA